ctgggtagccatttgattagatgttcaggagtctaatggcttgggggtagaagttgtttagaagcctcttggacctagacttgacgctctggtactgcttgccatgcggtagcagagagaacaatctgactagggtggctggagtctttgataatttttagggccttcccctgacaccgccttgtatagaggtcttggatggcaggaagcttggccccagtacaTGTTTTTAGAATGACTATGCCTACGTTAAACCCTCAAACTGAGATCTTTCGTATGCCTCTTCAATAGATCCTGGTGACGAACCTCGACTTCCACGATGAGCAGAAGCGTCGCAACCTGAACAGCACCCTCCACGAGCTGCTGCGCATGAACATAGTGCCCATCATCAACACCAATGACGCAGTTGTACCGCCCCCTGTTCCAAACAGTGACCTTCAGGGGGTAAATGTGGGTACTTTGTGAAGGGCATGCTGGGAATGCGTAGTGTGGTTGTTGTGGTTTATTACATAAGGCATATATTTTCTTTTACTTTTTCCACCCacacaaatgtttcattttggtAGCATTTGtttgaaaataaatgtaattagcTTTGATCATTTCTACTTTTATTAGTGCTTCTTCATGCATCTGAGGGGAGAATCCAGACTTTCACTTAGGTTTGCATTGGCATTAATGGAAGACTAAGTGAAAACTTGGCTAATGTGGAAGTTAGGAAATTACTTATGTTGAAGTCAGAGCCAATGCTAGTATAGAGGGGCCTATTGTAGCAAGTTTTTATACAGCAAGCTGCTCTTACTTTAAAATTACATCCTAGGCTAGGGTGCACTGCATAGTTATGATACATGGCTATGATGAGCTGTTTGCATGTATTAAATGGGGTCATGctgttttatgtttttttttcttgcATTTTAGGTAATACACATCAAGGATAATGACAGCTTGGCTGCAAGACTGGCTGTTGAAATGAAAGCAGACCTTCTTATTGCTCTATCTGATGTTGAAGGTATGTAATGCATTTCGAAATGAGCTACGTCGTTATTAATTTACTCTCAcctaaaataaaaaagtatttgcATTGACCATGTTGTATCCCACAGGATTGTATGACAGCCCCCCAGGAACAGATGACGCTAAACTCATCGATATCTTCTACCCCGGAGACCAGCAGTCTATCAGATATGGCTCAAAGTCCAAAGTGGGCATTGGGGGCATGGAGGCAAAGGTTAGTGGCAAGCAACCACCATCTACACTCCAAGTGTTAAAATAGTGTGGTTGGCTGTTTGATAGAAggtttaatcaatcaatcaatcaatttcatttataaaaccctttacatcagcagttgtcacaagtGCTTTTACAGTAACTCGGACTAAGGTCCCAAAGTCAAAAGCAAGCAGAAAGAAAGGCAAGGAATTACTTCCTAAATAGAAGAAACCTAGGGAGGAACCAGGGTCAGATGGGGGACACACCCTCCACTGGCTGTACTGAGTATGTTTCATTATAAATGTTTATTTGAACCCTGTTGTCTCACCCAGGTGAAGTCTGCTCTGTGGGCGCTTCAGGGTGGCACGTCGGTCGTCATTGCCAATGGCACCGACCCCAAAGTCACGGGCCACGTCATCACAGACATAGTGGAGGGAAAGAAAGTGGGCACATTCTTCTCTGAGGTCAAGCCTGCTGGTGAGTCACTGATACCTTTTGTAGAGAAATAAACTCCAACCTACAGTAGATTAGAAGCAGTAGTTACACTCATTAATAAACTACATTGTTTGTAAAAATGCAGTTCATTACATTTCATGAGCATTTGTAACATTTATAATAATGTATAAAGAATTTATAAGCATTTCATGTAATGGCTCATGTATGAAAGTGGTTATAAATAGTCACTGAAACAGTTAAGTTAATGAGATGCCCCACTCAGGTTCATGTTGTTGTGGGATGTGACACACAGGTCCCACTGTGGAGCAGCAGACAGAAatggccaggcaggcaggcaggactCTGGCCACTCTTCACCCAGATGAGGTGAGCGTTCCCTTTTTTACACTTTTCACACCACAGAGCTGTGCCGAGCTATACTGACTGGCCTGGTTATAGAGTGCCCATCTGAGCTGATGTGTGATCTATCTCTGCTGTACTTTAGTAATCTTTTTAAGACATCTGTATTCATTCACACTcaaccagagaggagagataatTTGCCGCCTGGCTGACCTGCTGACAGAGAAGAAGGATGAGATCCTCAGTGCCAACAAGAGAGACATGGAGACTGCAGCATCAGCAGGTACTCAATGTAGCTTCATCAGGTCACAATGGCCTCACAAATTAGGATCATACCAGAAATTGTTAATATTGCTGACACAAGCTGTCTGTCGATATCAGCAATTGATATAAGCCATAAGAATGTTGGTCTTATATTTTAGTGTGATTCCCTCTAGGCCGTCTCTCCCAACCCCTGTTGGCAAGGTTGAGTCTGTCCACATCGAAGCTGAACAGCCTAGCCATAGGTCTGCGTCAGATTGCTGTATCGTCCAGGGACAGCGTGGGACAGGTGCTCCGCAGGACCAGAGTCGCCAACAACCTGGAGCTCGAACAGATCACTGTGCCCATCGGGGTCCTGCTGGTCATCTTTGAGTCCCGACCCGACTGCCTTCCTCAGGTCAGTCACCTGATGGTGGCCATGCTGCTAAAACACAAGGCTCATCCTGGGCCCAATCCCAAATGGACCCCTAGACCCTTCACCCTAggcacttgtggagatctgagaggatttgattGGAAAATAAGCAATATGGTGAAACTTTAACATAGCCTATTAGAGAGCAAGGTGAAGCTATTACCATATTGTTTACATTTGTCAAATCCTCTCTAATTTATTAGTTATCTGAATATTTGTTTTACTTTACCCCATTTTTCTACTTGgtagttacgatcttgtctcatcgctgctcccctacggactcgggagaggcgacaGTCGAGAGACGTGtcttccgaaacacaaccctgccaagccgcactgcttcttgacacactgctcgcttaaccctgcagctagccgcaccaatgtgtcggaggaaacaccatccaactgacgaccgaagtcagcttgcaggcgcccggcccgcaaCAAGCAGTTGCTAtatccgcaataacatctgctaaatatgtgtatgtgaccaataagatttgatttagAGCACGATGACACAAGGAAATCGCGGCCGGCataaccctcccttaacccggacgacgctgggccaattgtgagctgcCCCATGGGTATCCTGGTCACGGCCAGGCTGTGACatagcctgggatcgaacccgagGCTGTAGTGTCGCATCAGCACTGCaaaagtgccttagaccgctgcgccactcgggaggcctcaaATCCTCTCAGATTTACAGATTTTAAGTACACAGGACATATGGTCTAAGGGTTGATTTGAGATTCCACCCTATTGTCTTTTATTTTCAGAGACATGATAGTACTGATGTGTGACTGAAGTGTTGTATGTACTTGTACCGATATGAAATACAGGTGTCAGCTCTGGCTATTGCCAGTGGAAATGCTCTGCTACTGAAGGGGGGAAAAGAAGCGGCCAACACCAACCGTATCTTGCATCAGCTGACCCAGGATGCGCTCTCTATCCACGGGGTGAAGGATGCTATTCAGCTGGTAAGAGCTTCATTCTAATCAATGGGAAATTTGAGGCAGGAGTTGAGTTTTAGGTTATGCATAACACTTTTATTAGATACACTTACGTTACTGATAGGAGAAATCATTTGTGTGGTGTGAACAACAGTACACTTGTACTGTAGGTCAGGGCTGGAGTACATTCCATTTTAATTCAGTCATTTTttggaagtaaactgaaattcacATTTCCCTCAAACCTTCTCTATGAGAAGATACTTTTTAATTCAGTCAATTCCAATTAATTGACCCCAGACCTGTTGTAGGTACATATTATTTTAGTTTGCATCGTAGTAAAGTATGTTATTAATGTGTGTGCTGTAGGTGAGTACCCGTGAGGAGGTAGAGGACCTGTGTAGACTAGATAAGATGATAGACCTGATCATCCCTCGAGGCTCGTCCCAGCTGGTCAGAGACATCCAAAGAGCTGCCAAGGGCATCCCTGTGCTGGGACACAGTGAGGGCATCTGCCATGTCTACATCGACTCCGAGGCCTGCATCGAAAAGGCTATTGACATCAGTGAGTGCTTCATTACCCCATTGTTTATAAGCAAC
This genomic stretch from Salvelinus namaycush isolate Seneca chromosome 4, SaNama_1.0, whole genome shotgun sequence harbors:
- the LOC120046431 gene encoding delta-1-pyrroline-5-carboxylate synthase-like isoform X2 encodes the protein MTFMLASWLSLSSTPTLPSQGHIAMMLQRLALCSSLRSRSLQANVCPRFARAVSQTKFPVTHSPGKSAAHRSELRQAKRIVVKLGSAVVTRGDECGLALGRLASIVEQVAVLQNQGREMMIVTSGAVAFGRQRLRHEILLSQSVRQALHSGQNQLKEMSLPVLEARACAAAGQSGLMALYEAMFTQYSTCTAQILVTNLDFHDEQKRRNLNSTLHELLRMNIVPIINTNDAVVPPPVPNSDLQGVIHIKDNDSLAARLAVEMKADLLIALSDVEGLYDSPPGTDDAKLIDIFYPGDQQSIRYGSKSKVGIGGMEAKVKSALWALQGGTSVVIANGTDPKVTGHVITDIVEGKKVGTFFSEVKPAGPTVEQQTEMARQAGRTLATLHPDERGEIICRLADLLTEKKDEILSANKRDMETAASAGRLSQPLLARLSLSTSKLNSLAIGLRQIAVSSRDSVGQVLRRTRVANNLELEQITVPIGVLLVIFESRPDCLPQVSALAIASGNALLLKGGKEAANTNRILHQLTQDALSIHGVKDAIQLVSTREEVEDLCRLDKMIDLIIPRGSSQLVRDIQRAAKGIPVLGHSEGICHVYIDSEACIEKAIDIIKDSKCDYPAACNAMETLLLHRDLLRTPLFDQIIDMLRVEQVKIHAGPRFASYLTFSPSEVKSLRTEYGDLECCIEVVDSMQDAVDHIHKYGSSHTDVIVTDNEKTAEQFMQQVDSACVFWNASSRFADGYRFGLGAEVGISTARIHARGPVGLEGLLTTKWVLRGEGHTVAEFSEAGSMKYLHENIPVPQRFPS
- the LOC120046431 gene encoding delta-1-pyrroline-5-carboxylate synthase-like isoform X1: MTFMLASWLSLSSTPTLPSQGHIAMMLQRLALCSSLRSRSLQANVCPRFARAVSQTKFPVTHSPGKSAAHRSELRQAKRIVVKLGSAVVTRGDECGLALGRLASIVEQVAVLQNQGREMMIVTSGAVAFGRQRLRHEILLSQSVRQALHSGQNQLKEMSLPVLEARACAAAGQSGLMALYEAMFTQYSTCTAQILVTNLDFHDEQKRRNLNSTLHELLRMNIVPIINTNDAVVPPPVPNSDLQGVNVIHIKDNDSLAARLAVEMKADLLIALSDVEGLYDSPPGTDDAKLIDIFYPGDQQSIRYGSKSKVGIGGMEAKVKSALWALQGGTSVVIANGTDPKVTGHVITDIVEGKKVGTFFSEVKPAGPTVEQQTEMARQAGRTLATLHPDERGEIICRLADLLTEKKDEILSANKRDMETAASAGRLSQPLLARLSLSTSKLNSLAIGLRQIAVSSRDSVGQVLRRTRVANNLELEQITVPIGVLLVIFESRPDCLPQVSALAIASGNALLLKGGKEAANTNRILHQLTQDALSIHGVKDAIQLVSTREEVEDLCRLDKMIDLIIPRGSSQLVRDIQRAAKGIPVLGHSEGICHVYIDSEACIEKAIDIIKDSKCDYPAACNAMETLLLHRDLLRTPLFDQIIDMLRVEQVKIHAGPRFASYLTFSPSEVKSLRTEYGDLECCIEVVDSMQDAVDHIHKYGSSHTDVIVTDNEKTAEQFMQQVDSACVFWNASSRFADGYRFGLGAEVGISTARIHARGPVGLEGLLTTKWVLRGEGHTVAEFSEAGSMKYLHENIPVPQRFPS
- the LOC120046431 gene encoding delta-1-pyrroline-5-carboxylate synthase-like isoform X3, which translates into the protein MMLQRLALCSSLRSRSLQANVCPRFARAVSQTKFPVTHSPGKSAAHRSELRQAKRIVVKLGSAVVTRGDECGLALGRLASIVEQVAVLQNQGREMMIVTSGAVAFGRQRLRHEILLSQSVRQALHSGQNQLKEMSLPVLEARACAAAGQSGLMALYEAMFTQYSTCTAQILVTNLDFHDEQKRRNLNSTLHELLRMNIVPIINTNDAVVPPPVPNSDLQGVNVIHIKDNDSLAARLAVEMKADLLIALSDVEGLYDSPPGTDDAKLIDIFYPGDQQSIRYGSKSKVGIGGMEAKVKSALWALQGGTSVVIANGTDPKVTGHVITDIVEGKKVGTFFSEVKPAGPTVEQQTEMARQAGRTLATLHPDERGEIICRLADLLTEKKDEILSANKRDMETAASAGRLSQPLLARLSLSTSKLNSLAIGLRQIAVSSRDSVGQVLRRTRVANNLELEQITVPIGVLLVIFESRPDCLPQVSALAIASGNALLLKGGKEAANTNRILHQLTQDALSIHGVKDAIQLVSTREEVEDLCRLDKMIDLIIPRGSSQLVRDIQRAAKGIPVLGHSEGICHVYIDSEACIEKAIDIIKDSKCDYPAACNAMETLLLHRDLLRTPLFDQIIDMLRVEQVKIHAGPRFASYLTFSPSEVKSLRTEYGDLECCIEVVDSMQDAVDHIHKYGSSHTDVIVTDNEKTAEQFMQQVDSACVFWNASSRFADGYRFGLGAEVGISTARIHARGPVGLEGLLTTKWVLRGEGHTVAEFSEAGSMKYLHENIPVPQRFPS